The following coding sequences are from one Triticum dicoccoides isolate Atlit2015 ecotype Zavitan chromosome 4A, WEW_v2.0, whole genome shotgun sequence window:
- the LOC119284767 gene encoding uncharacterized protein LOC119284767 — protein MSTEFFRAHKFHQELRAKRMEMQPELSLGPTWPALGFAPASEKNTKQISSSSSESDGSSRKKRKHYNTWEEPASHLHLELHLSDPLPLDWEQCLDLQSGKMYYLNRKTLKRSWNRPKEQGVSLELNMSTTPTRQVVVVDDSNTGATAPTLSQAAATKRDTAGGNMIAVPCTNCHLLVMLCKSYPTCPNCKFMQSLAPAPATTQAAAHRMLDAAVKPLRTLSLLH, from the exons ATGAGCACTGAATTCTTTAGAGCGCACAAGTTTCACCAGGAGTTGAGAGCCAAGAGGATGGAGATGCAGCCGGAGCTGTCGCTGGGGCCAACGTGGCCGGCGCTGGGCTTTGCCCCCGCCTCGGAGAAGAACACCAAACAGATCAGCTCGTCTTCTTCCGAGTCGGACGGCAGCTCCCGGAAGAAGAGGAAGCATTACAACACCTGGGAGGAGCCCGCGTCGCACCTGCACCTGGAGCTCCATCTCAGTGACCCCCTGCCCCTCGACTGGGAGCAGTGCCTCGACCTCCAA TCCGGGAAGATGTATTACCTGAACAGGAAGACTTTGAAGAGGAGCTGGAACAGGCCCAAGGAGCAGGGCGTGAGCCTGGAGCTCAACATGTCCACAACGCCGACGAGGCAGGTCGTCGTTGTGGACGACAGCAACACCGGCGCCACTGCTCCTACCCTCTCACAAGCAGCAGCGACAAAGAGAGACACCGCCGGTGGCAACATGATCGCTGTGCCATGCACCAACTGCCATCTCCTGGTGATGCTGTGCAAGTCCTACCCCACCTGCCCCAACTGCAAGTTCATGCAGTCGTTGGCACCGGCGCCGGCGACGACACAGGCGGCAGCTCATCGCATGCTCGACGCCGCTGTGAAGCCGCTGCGGACCCTGAGCCTTCTCCACTAG